From the genome of Medicago truncatula cultivar Jemalong A17 chromosome 2, MtrunA17r5.0-ANR, whole genome shotgun sequence:
attaataaagtaaaaaagtGGCCCATGCAGGTTTCGAACCTGCGACCTTCGCGTTATTAGCACGACGctctaaccaactgagctaatgGGCCTTGATGCTTTATTTCGCTGCAATTATATATTTGAAAGTGTGAAGGTTTTGACTAATGAACGAGAATATTGTTCAGTTCTGTGATTTATTTACTACGCTAAAATGAAGTAGAGAATTTATTCATCCAATCAAATGCTATGCAGCTATGCTATATATAAAAGTGCAAATAGCAACAAAATAATGACATATATAATTTTGAGCTTATTACAAGCTCCACAAGGAACAATCCATTACGGATGAATGAtctaaaaataacttaaacataaaattctcttctattttttttaactttgcaGTTTCAAACGTAATGAGATTCTTATGATCGAGAGTTAAATTGGAGGTAAGTAAATTCTATCCAAAAAGTAGTTTTAATGGAATTTGAGTCCGGTTTTTTTCGAACAATTTGTCCTTAAATTAAGTCTATAAATCACTTGAGATTATTCACTTGATTATTTTCATAGCTAAAtgcaattatatatatatgttaaaatgGCGAAGGCAGGTTGGCAAAATGTTTCTAGCCTGCTATATACAATGTGGTGCAAATTTATTACTTCCACTTCAGTTATACAAATTcttaattcatcaaaaaaattaaaaaattcttacCAATGAGgttgccatattttctagagaattgttgttcccacatttggtttggctgtaCCACACGAATATTTTacgaaaatgcccttcggcagtaaactgccgaagtttttagtaaaccagcggcagttaactgccgaggaatgaaaaaaaggaaggaaaaataacgtgttcttcttcttccacttcaatagctttttttttttttttttgttttctttctttcacaaCCACAAacttcacttttcttcttctttcaaatcAAACACTGCTACATTTTGCAAGAGGTAACAGAAATTGAAGATTGTAAATTCTATAGATTCattgaaacaaataaattggaaaatgaattgaagaaaactGTTCAAAAAATTGACACAAGTTAATTGCTGATGGAAGAACCATcagaaaaatgaaggaaataAAAGGGTGTGGCGTTGAGTCAAAAGAACTATGATAATTGAAGGAATAAAAGACTCTGAAAAATAATGGGTATAAGAAAGTTATCAGCACAGGAAATTAAAGTGGTGCATGACTATCTCTATGATTCATCATAGCCTATGAAATTAATAGCTTTATACTATGTTATAATTGAGAATGAATAATTAAGattgcaaaaagaaaaagcatAGAGAAGAAACTAGAGATTGAGATATTTGTGAAGAAGACAATGAAGAAAGAAGGGTGTGGCGTTTACAACTCCTCGGTACTTAAGTGCCGATGGAGATGGGTGAAACtgaatttcggcagttaactgccgagccAGTTTCTTCAGAATTCGGCAGCTAACTGTCGAGAggtatttgagtaatttactcgtgtttctcagccaaacaacatgtgcCAACAGCAATTCTCTATTTTCTATTTGCACTAATTGTAACATGGAttcaagtttgatttttttgtatataaatatattatatgaaaattCCATCATAAATCATTGTTAAGGTTGCCGAGTTTACATAACTTTGTATGAATGATTGCTTTCCTAATATAAATTTAGTTTTCATAAAAGAATTTATAAAGACTATTTGATTTAAAACAAATATCGATCGAACTTTATTTGCCCGAATTATGAGGGCCGATTTCGCCTTAAAATTTGGATTGTTAAGACAAATAAATACTATGAAATGGtttgaattataaatttataatcaaCCACAGACCATCCTTCGATTAGTTTCCATATCTGTACCATAAAATTGATAAACTAACCAATTTCTTTGAAAGAAGTAAAtcatttgaatgaaaaaaaagcacaagataGAAAATGGATATCATATTCCATTGGCTATAAGCTGTAAGCAAGCACAAGAGGAAACACAAGTTCCAAAGTAAGGCATTCTAACACAACTAATGTTGATTGAATTACCAATGCATTCTAACACAACTTATGCTATTTCTTGTGGCCATTATTTCATCAAGAGGAGCCCTTTTCTTGAGGTCAGGTCTTTGCTTTGGAGCACTGTGAGACCTTACCACTCTTCCCTTAGATGAATGAGTATTAGCCATGTAGTTAGGAAAATTTGAGTAAGGCATGAACAAGCTGGTATCTTCTGAAACACTCTTCGCCAGAGGATTAGCTTGCGAAGAATTCACTAATCGAGGAGTGCTATGAGCTGTGTAGAGTCTGCGTTCATCGTTAACATTATTGTTGCACCAATCAAAATCTTGAGAATATTGGCAATCATGAACTGAGATTCGACGCGGAATTTGACAAGGAAGAGATGTTGCTTCATAGGAGTCATACAAATCATCTCCGTATTCGGACATTGCAGATCTCGAACCAGACTTGTGAGGATCAATCAGAACAACTTTCGGGTTCTGTGCAAATCTACTTGAGGAATTGGGAAGCCATTTATTGTGTTGTCGATTTCTAGTTTCATCGAACATTTGCTacgagagagaaaaaaaaaacactagagtaaataaagactaaaatttTGATGAAATCCAATTGAATTGGCATACAGGAATCAAGAAGTTGATTTAATTACCACATGTTTTCGTCCACGGATTTCTGGCTGACACATGTTCTCCTTGTCGATGGAATTACGGGCTCGTCTTGACTGGACAACAGCTTGAGCTCTCATTAGAGCTTGCATACTATGAAGTGTTGCTGCAACTCTTTTTCTAACTAGGAACCCTCTAACAAGAGCTTGGATCCTAACCAATCCTTTTAGTGCTCTACGAGCCTTTCGCGCCTGAATGCAACAAATGATacaaaatttgaattgaattgcTAACAGAACACACTACAATACTATAGCACAACAATATGTTTGCATTAGATGATGATACTAAAAATGAAAGATGTACTGTTTCATTCATAGCTAAGCTCATGTTTGGACGGACATTAATGCCGCCTTGATTTTGGTAAAAACTACTATATTTTCAAGGTTCGACAAAATTACAGTGTCACGTGATTTTGTTAAACTCACCGTAAATCTAAACATGCACTAAGAATCAATAACAATCAAAAAAGTATGTGTCACGTAGACAAAGCTAGAAGCATTACCATTTacaaaacaatcaaattcaGAAAATGACATTAATTTGTGGAAAGAGACAACATATGAGCAAATAAAAACATTCCTAaaacaatttaacataaactttCCTAGAATACAAAAGTTGGTGACATTCACATACCAAATAGCCTCTGAAAAAAGTTTGAATCTTCACAGCAGCCAACATCTCTTTGCTTCCAAATAACAATGACTTTCTGCCACTGCCATGGCTTAATGACCtcacaaaaattgcatttttgttatGCTCATTCTGTTTCTGTTTTTCAGCAACATAGGATTTGTACCAAGCATCATCAAAAGCTGGAGCACTAGTCTGATGGTCAATGTGATTATCATTCTTCCCTGAtcttttcttctccttcttgtCAAGAACCAATGGTCCTGATTTGTTACTATATTCCTTCTCTTTTTTCATTCCAAACAAACCCTTCAACCATCTACTAGCTTTTCCCataattacacttttttttttgtgtgcgtCACAATCTGAAGTGAAGAACAATTTCAAAGTTAAACTCAAATGTGATAAAAAGACAAAGTGTGAGTTTCTATAAGAATAGAGAATAATAATAAGTGTGTAAAAATGTAATGCAAGGTGAACAAGTGTAATAACCCAATGAATACAAGTGGTGCCTAATGTAGtataatttatagaaaaattgtcacaaatttTATGAACAAAGTGGAATTTAGTGCCAGAATAtctccaaataataataatatagcaGAATCTATACCTCAAATTGAAAATAGAGAATTGATGAAAGCAAGTTATGGATGCAATGGAAATATAAACactatataatactaataaacagaatcatcaaattttaaaataataatcattattctaataaattaaatattaaaggaCAAACTTCTGACACACTTGATGAACATATGAGACAAAGGTTACGAAttaaaaacaaagaacaaaggtgaaattgaaaaagtggtaATAATTACTTGGAAAAAGCCTAAGAACTTcttaaattcaaaaaaatagaaagaccATCAATAATTACCCTACAAAGTACAAAGGAACATAATAATTCCTAGTTTTCCATGCTTaaattttaagtatttttttacaaattataaaaaaaataaaaaacctcttTGTTCAAAGTTGGAATAGGAACCTTTCAGTAACACCCTTTTAGGCCCTGGTGAAAATGAGTTAGAGATTTTGGATTTTAACTTGTGGTAGAAAAGATCTTTGAACAGTGATTTCTCTTGCAGACAATGACAGTTTCTGTGTTAAAGATGATTCATTTGTTCTGAAACAATACTTGTTGAAAAGGACCTTTCCAAATGGGGTTAGGAAGAACCGATCAATGGAATTTTCATGTCAAATAATGCAATTTCCAATGGTTTTGTTTGACTCCTAGGGGTGCTCAAAATTAATATGACACGTGATTTGCTTAGTGATCTTAATAAACTTATTAGTGATATTGGATTTTAATTTGAAACTGATGCATGCATAAAGATAGGAACGGATTACAGTAATAAAGGAGATATGAACGgatttgaaattattattttttacaccgTCTTTTGAAAAATTGTGATTGGTAAGCAGtgtaaatttaataatttattcatcTAATTTTCAtcgatagtttttttttaaaggaattttcATTGATGGTTAGTGCACAGCTCTTTTTAAGGCAGCCCAGGTCTCACCATCATTTAAACATGTGAGTGTgggaaaagaattaaaaagtgAGCGAaggtattttaagaaaaatgataaaacgATGTAATTGTTATGCTGAATTCGAACCTCGATCCTCCACTTATTTGTGCGGATGCATAATTTAAAGGCTTGTGATACGAGTGTAAGAATCGAATCAATGATTTGAGCAATTGAAACATCCATTCGAACCTCGACCCCCACTTATTTGTGCGGGTGCATAATTTAAAGGCTTGTGATAGGAGTGTAAGAATCAAATCAATGATTTGAGCAATTGAAACATCCAATTCATATGAACCAAATTGTAGCGTGTACGCCAAATGCAAATTGATTAAGTTTTTCCCTTCTATATTTGGTCTTAAACCGAATCAAACAATCAaaccaaacatttttttttaaaaaatcaaacaagtcATGTCATTTATTGATTCAAGTATTGATTTCACGTCATTCAATACTGATCACTAGAGACTCAAATCaaatcattatatattttttttattatttcacaccttattattaatgttttttcttaaaaatatgttgtactcatgaaattttaattattatagagAATCGTAAGAAACAAACCAATGACACAATAAACTCGAAGATCCAATCTATACCAATAGAGAATAATCTCTATTCGTTGGGGTATCGATATTacatttttcaaaaccaaacatCTATATTCATTGGCGGATCTCCTTGGAGACCCGCAGGTGCCATTGCACCCCCCAACTTCTCTATAACTAGCATATTAGTCACAACACATCACATGTTTTATGGCTGTTGTAGCGGTTAGACAACCCCTCAAACTAGGGGTGGCaaaatggatggattggatgaaTATGGATTTGGATCTTAATGGATGAATCAAAAAAGATCTAATAGTCCATTACaatccattattttttttttgcttaaaaaaaaccatcaaaTCCATCCACTAAGTACTATG
Proteins encoded in this window:
- the LOC11425914 gene encoding uncharacterized protein, whose amino-acid sequence is MGKASRWLKGLFGMKKEKEYSNKSGPLVLDKKEKKRSGKNDNHIDHQTSAPAFDDAWYKSYVAEKQKQNEHNKNAIFVRSLSHGSGRKSLLFGSKEMLAAVKIQTFFRGYLARKARRALKGLVRIQALVRGFLVRKRVAATLHSMQALMRAQAVVQSRRARNSIDKENMCQPEIRGRKHVQMFDETRNRQHNKWLPNSSSRFAQNPKVVLIDPHKSGSRSAMSEYGDDLYDSYEATSLPCQIPRRISVHDCQYSQDFDWCNNNVNDERRLYTAHSTPRLVNSSQANPLAKSVSEDTSLFMPYSNFPNYMANTHSSKGRVVRSHSAPKQRPDLKKRAPLDEIMATRNSISCVRMHW